The following coding sequences are from one Selenomonas sputigena ATCC 35185 window:
- a CDS encoding menaquinone biosynthesis protein, with the protein MAEPRVGHIHFLNILPLTWSFAHGGNRGLHLVPGVPAELNRELLAGRLDVSGISSIIYAQGDESLVILPDICVRTDKAVTSILLVTKKPLEEIRDDRIILTAKSATSHCLLKIILKEGYDASPNYYVRHIVPQNPVPDDAAGSLFIGDDALWLYHHRREDLHYYDLGAEWHKLTGLGMVYSLWTANRTFARESPEKLQLVYERLVRGMAEGVANKYATIESVREEKDFTFQQLEEYLQVIHWDLKDEHLEGLELFYRKAHELNLINHVPKLCFADVKRI; encoded by the coding sequence ATGGCAGAGCCAAGGGTCGGGCACATCCATTTTCTCAATATCCTGCCGCTCACCTGGAGCTTCGCGCACGGAGGAAACCGAGGACTGCATCTCGTGCCGGGCGTGCCGGCGGAGCTGAACCGCGAACTTCTGGCGGGCAGGCTCGATGTGAGCGGCATATCATCCATCATCTACGCACAGGGCGACGAAAGCCTTGTCATCCTGCCCGACATCTGCGTGCGCACGGATAAGGCGGTCACGAGCATCCTCCTCGTGACGAAAAAACCCCTTGAGGAAATCAGGGACGACCGCATCATCCTCACGGCGAAATCGGCGACGAGCCACTGCCTCTTGAAGATCATCCTCAAGGAAGGATACGACGCAAGCCCCAACTACTATGTGCGCCACATCGTGCCGCAGAATCCCGTGCCTGACGACGCGGCAGGCTCGCTCTTCATCGGCGACGACGCGCTCTGGCTCTACCACCACCGCCGCGAGGATCTCCACTACTACGATCTCGGCGCCGAGTGGCACAAGCTCACGGGACTCGGCATGGTCTATTCTCTTTGGACAGCGAACCGCACCTTCGCGAGGGAATCGCCCGAAAAGCTGCAGCTCGTCTACGAGCGTCTTGTCCGAGGCATGGCGGAAGGAGTCGCGAACAAGTACGCGACGATCGAATCCGTGCGTGAAGAAAAGGACTTCACCTTCCAGCAGCTTGAAGAATACCTGCAGGTCATCCACTGGGATTTGAAAGACGAGCATCTCGAAGGTCTGGAGCTGTTCTATCGGAAGGCGCATGAATTGAACCTCATCAACCATGTGCCAAAGCTCTGCTTCGCCGATGTGAAGAGAATTTAG
- the thiD gene encoding bifunctional hydroxymethylpyrimidine kinase/phosphomethylpyrimidine kinase has protein sequence MKDIRKVLTIAGSDPSGGAGIQADIKTITAHKMYAMNISTALTVQNTTGIRDTFVIPPDFIAEQLDAIYDDIRPDAVKIGMVANDAIVHTIAEKLREKDAKNIVLDPVIASTSGCDLITSDTLFAMVDELLPLVDIVTPNLPEAAAITGVAITDEDSMLKAAKVLTERFPIAVLIKGGHLVESADDLLYADGKARWYKQTRIDNENTHGTGCALSTAIACGLAAGKPLTIAVEDAKAYITGAIRAGLNIGKGRGPLLHMWEYM, from the coding sequence ATGAAGGACATCCGAAAGGTTCTGACGATCGCAGGCTCAGATCCGAGCGGCGGCGCAGGCATACAGGCGGACATCAAGACCATCACGGCGCACAAGATGTACGCGATGAACATCTCGACGGCGCTCACCGTGCAGAATACGACGGGAATCCGCGATACCTTCGTCATTCCTCCGGACTTCATCGCGGAGCAGCTTGACGCTATCTACGATGACATCCGTCCCGACGCCGTCAAAATCGGCATGGTGGCAAACGACGCGATCGTGCACACGATTGCCGAGAAACTGCGGGAAAAGGACGCGAAAAACATCGTGCTCGATCCCGTCATCGCCTCGACGAGCGGCTGCGATCTGATCACGAGCGACACGCTCTTCGCGATGGTCGACGAGCTTCTGCCGCTCGTCGACATCGTCACGCCGAATTTGCCCGAGGCTGCAGCCATCACGGGCGTCGCCATCACCGACGAAGATTCCATGCTCAAGGCCGCCAAAGTCCTGACCGAGAGGTTTCCGATCGCCGTGCTCATCAAGGGCGGCCACCTCGTAGAGAGCGCCGACGACCTGCTCTATGCGGACGGCAAGGCGCGCTGGTACAAGCAGACGCGCATCGACAACGAGAATACGCATGGCACGGGCTGTGCGCTCTCGACGGCAATCGCCTGCGGCCTTGCAGCGGGAAAGCCGCTGACCATCGCCGTTGAGGACGCCAAGGCATACATCACGGGCGCCATCCGCGCGGGACTCAATATCGGCAAGGGACGCGGTCCTTTGCTTCACATGTGGGAATATATGTAA
- the upp gene encoding uracil phosphoribosyltransferase, which yields MTQENQADLAVHIVDHPLVQHKLTLMRQKETGTKDFRELLEEIAMLMAYEITRDLPLEDVEIETPVAPCRVKKLAGKKLGIVPILRAGLGMAEGVLRLIPAARVGHIGLYRDPDTLQPVEYFCKLPGDIGERMFIVVDPMLATGGSSAAALDLLKKKGAKSIVLLCLVAAPEGVRTVNAAHPDIPIYVAAVDDCLNEHGYIVPGLGDAGDRIFGTL from the coding sequence ATGACTCAGGAAAACCAAGCAGATCTCGCCGTGCACATCGTCGATCATCCGCTCGTCCAGCACAAGCTCACGCTCATGCGCCAGAAGGAAACGGGCACGAAGGACTTCCGCGAACTTCTCGAAGAGATCGCCATGCTCATGGCTTACGAGATCACGCGCGACCTGCCGCTTGAAGATGTAGAGATTGAGACGCCCGTCGCTCCCTGCCGCGTGAAGAAGCTCGCGGGCAAGAAGCTCGGCATCGTTCCCATCCTTCGTGCGGGACTCGGCATGGCGGAAGGCGTGCTGCGCCTCATCCCCGCTGCCCGCGTCGGACACATCGGACTCTACCGCGATCCTGATACGCTGCAGCCCGTCGAATACTTCTGCAAACTGCCGGGCGACATCGGTGAGCGCATGTTCATCGTCGTCGATCCCATGCTCGCTACGGGCGGCAGTTCCGCCGCAGCGCTCGACCTTTTGAAAAAAAAGGGCGCGAAGAGCATCGTGCTCCTCTGTCTCGTCGCTGCGCCGGAAGGTGTGCGCACCGTCAATGCAGCGCATCCCGACATCCCCATCTACGTCGCCGCCGTCGATGACTGCCTCAACGAACACGGCTACATCGTCCCCGGCTTGGGCGATGCCGGCGACCGCATCTTCGGCACGCTGTAA
- the glyA gene encoding serine hydroxymethyltransferase, protein MALMDTLKKTDEKIASALEAELSRQRHKLELIASENIVSRAVMEAQGSVLTNKYAEGYPGKRYYGGCECVDVVEALAIERAKELFGAGYVNVQPHSGAQANMAVFFSLLSPGDTYMGMNLTDGGHLTHGSAVNMSGKYFHVVPYGVDKETECIDYDALEKQAKEVKPKLIVAGASAYARIIDFERLSAIAKAIGAYLMVDMAHIAGLVAGGMHPSPLPWADVVTTTTHKTLRGPRGGMILTKDAEFGAQFNKAIFPGIQGGPLMHVIAAKAVALEEALQPAFKEYAAQVVKNAKTLAASLQEKGFRIVSGGTDNHLMLVDLRSKGVTGKEAQNLLDGVGITANRNTIPFEPLSPFVTSGIRLGSPALTTRGFKEADMEKVAAIIALVLDHATDTAAQEEAKKRVDALCEKYPLYE, encoded by the coding sequence ATGGCATTGATGGATACATTGAAGAAGACCGATGAGAAGATCGCTTCGGCGCTGGAGGCGGAGCTTTCGCGCCAGCGTCACAAGCTTGAGCTGATCGCTTCGGAGAACATCGTGAGCCGCGCCGTCATGGAGGCGCAGGGAAGCGTGCTCACGAACAAGTACGCCGAAGGCTACCCGGGCAAGCGCTACTACGGCGGCTGCGAGTGCGTCGACGTCGTCGAGGCGCTTGCCATCGAGCGTGCGAAAGAGCTGTTCGGCGCAGGCTATGTCAACGTGCAGCCGCACTCGGGCGCACAGGCGAACATGGCGGTGTTCTTCTCGCTGCTTTCGCCCGGCGACACCTACATGGGCATGAATCTCACGGACGGCGGACACCTCACGCACGGCAGCGCCGTCAACATGTCGGGCAAGTACTTCCACGTCGTCCCCTATGGCGTGGACAAAGAGACAGAGTGCATCGACTACGATGCGCTGGAAAAGCAGGCGAAGGAAGTCAAGCCGAAGCTCATCGTCGCCGGCGCTTCCGCCTATGCGCGCATCATCGACTTCGAGCGGCTCTCCGCCATCGCCAAGGCGATCGGCGCCTACCTCATGGTCGACATGGCGCACATCGCGGGACTCGTCGCGGGCGGCATGCATCCAAGCCCGCTGCCGTGGGCGGACGTCGTGACGACGACGACGCACAAGACGCTTCGCGGCCCTCGGGGCGGCATGATCCTCACGAAGGACGCGGAATTCGGCGCACAGTTCAACAAGGCGATCTTCCCCGGCATCCAGGGCGGCCCCTTGATGCACGTCATCGCGGCGAAGGCTGTCGCCTTGGAAGAAGCGCTGCAGCCCGCCTTCAAGGAATACGCCGCACAGGTCGTGAAGAATGCCAAGACGCTCGCCGCCTCTTTGCAGGAAAAGGGCTTCCGCATCGTCTCGGGCGGCACGGACAACCACCTGATGCTCGTCGACCTCAGGAGCAAGGGCGTCACGGGCAAGGAGGCGCAGAACCTCCTCGACGGCGTCGGCATCACGGCAAACCGCAACACGATCCCCTTCGAGCCTTTATCCCCCTTCGTCACGAGCGGCATCCGTCTCGGCTCGCCCGCGCTCACGACGCGCGGCTTCAAAGAGGCCGACATGGAAAAGGTCGCCGCCATCATCGCGCTCGTGCTCGATCATGCGACGGACACGGCTGCGCAGGAAGAAGCAAAGAAACGCGTTGACGCCCTTTGCGAAAAATATCCCCTTTACGAGTGA
- a CDS encoding Ppx/GppA phosphatase family protein, translating into MENLAIIDMGSNSIRFIVMQINDNHSYFLQYQQKEAIRLGKGMSETGRLNPDGVKRALECLHVYKHMMEVMQVTRCIAVATAAARSASDGTQFIERIREETGIEIEIISGEREAYLGYLGVVNTIDAKDFIQFDLGGASIEVSLVLNRKIKESVSVPLGAVTMTDKFGMQDIVTQGVLDKCIKHVEKKFREMIPWAKDRRLPVIGIGGTVRNLAKMDQYKTSYQLARIHNYIIPRERFEPCYQAIIKSSCTNRRKFGGLSTERADIIVAGATIARCLMEFSGGKDLIVSGCGLRDGVFYEYYGKKYGAGSPVVKDVLKASVENYLKRVERRMEHLGRVHDLALSLFDQLRRLHGAPKRSRDLLSVAAWLHDAGKIVNYYEHARNSAFIINNAPLYGMTQKEQLKASFIAGFHHGISNKIMRSYRYAMMVTQPEWKEIRKLATLLALAEAADVTYEGLVTGFEAAATSEGVALSVIAAPDADTRATDFEMQSFCKQFKKEFGRPLVIVWRK; encoded by the coding sequence ATGGAAAATCTGGCGATCATCGACATGGGGTCGAACAGCATTCGGTTCATCGTCATGCAGATCAACGACAACCATTCGTATTTCCTGCAATATCAGCAAAAGGAGGCGATTCGGCTCGGCAAGGGCATGTCGGAAACGGGTCGGCTCAATCCCGACGGCGTGAAGCGTGCGCTTGAGTGCCTGCACGTCTACAAGCACATGATGGAGGTCATGCAGGTCACGCGCTGCATCGCGGTCGCGACAGCGGCGGCAAGGAGCGCATCCGATGGGACGCAGTTCATCGAACGCATCCGCGAAGAGACAGGCATCGAGATTGAGATCATCTCGGGTGAGCGCGAGGCATACCTCGGTTATCTCGGCGTCGTGAACACGATAGACGCGAAGGATTTCATCCAGTTCGACCTCGGCGGCGCATCGATCGAGGTGTCGCTCGTTTTGAACCGCAAGATCAAGGAGTCGGTTTCGGTACCTTTGGGCGCGGTGACGATGACGGACAAGTTCGGCATGCAGGACATCGTGACGCAGGGCGTCCTCGACAAGTGCATAAAGCATGTGGAAAAAAAGTTCCGCGAGATGATTCCCTGGGCGAAGGACAGACGCCTGCCCGTCATCGGCATCGGCGGCACCGTCCGAAACCTCGCGAAGATGGATCAGTACAAGACGAGCTACCAGCTCGCGCGCATCCACAACTACATCATTCCGCGCGAACGCTTCGAGCCTTGCTATCAGGCCATCATCAAGTCGAGCTGCACGAACCGCAGGAAGTTCGGCGGGCTTTCCACAGAGCGTGCCGACATCATCGTCGCAGGTGCGACGATCGCGCGCTGCCTCATGGAGTTCAGCGGCGGCAAAGACCTCATCGTTTCGGGCTGCGGCCTCCGAGACGGCGTCTTCTACGAGTATTACGGCAAGAAATACGGTGCAGGCTCGCCCGTCGTCAAGGACGTGCTCAAGGCGAGCGTAGAGAACTACCTGAAGCGCGTGGAGCGGCGCATGGAGCATCTAGGGCGCGTCCACGATCTCGCCCTGAGCCTCTTCGACCAGCTGAGGCGCCTGCACGGTGCTCCGAAGCGTTCGCGCGACCTCCTGTCCGTTGCCGCGTGGCTGCACGATGCGGGCAAGATTGTCAATTATTACGAGCACGCGCGAAACTCCGCCTTCATCATCAACAACGCGCCGCTCTACGGCATGACGCAGAAAGAACAGCTCAAGGCGTCCTTCATCGCGGGCTTCCATCACGGCATCAGCAACAAGATCATGCGCTCGTATCGCTATGCGATGATGGTCACGCAGCCCGAGTGGAAGGAGATCCGCAAGCTCGCGACGCTGCTCGCGCTCGCCGAGGCCGCCGATGTGACCTACGAGGGTCTTGTCACAGGGTTCGAGGCAGCGGCAACGTCCGAGGGCGTCGCGCTCTCCGTCATTGCCGCGCCCGATGCCGACACCCGCGCTACGGATTTCGAGATGCAGAGTTTCTGCAAGCAGTTCAAGAAAGAGTTCGGCCGGCCGCTCGTCATCGTGTGGCGCAAGTAG
- a CDS encoding M23 family metallopeptidase produces MNTKGKKPDKREYTLKVIPHQGETVRSYSFSVRRLKLLACALAALAVVLLAGFGYMSYSLWSGAADAKAETPAETGRQAELKELAQEAQNLQSEMEKLTEREKTLRRLLDEGAADESAKHTGQGGPAVPAEVSQVRRALDAVSRGLPERRESLAKLEARYEKQREEAAARAAEKDKMARTSVPGNVPSGWPTSGDISSPFGWRWNGTDFHPGIDIANDMGTPIVATADGVVTTAGWNGGGYGNMVDIDHGNGILTRYGHASEVVVHEGQHVKRGEVIAYMGSTGFSTGPHVHYEIHVNGETVNPASYL; encoded by the coding sequence TTGAATACGAAGGGAAAGAAGCCGGACAAGCGTGAGTATACGCTGAAGGTCATTCCGCACCAGGGCGAGACAGTACGAAGCTACAGCTTCTCGGTTCGGAGACTGAAACTTCTGGCGTGCGCTCTGGCAGCTCTTGCCGTGGTTTTGCTGGCGGGATTCGGCTATATGTCGTACAGCCTTTGGAGCGGCGCGGCGGATGCGAAGGCGGAGACGCCCGCCGAGACGGGCCGTCAGGCGGAGCTGAAGGAGCTTGCCCAGGAGGCGCAGAACCTGCAGAGCGAGATGGAAAAGCTCACAGAGCGCGAGAAGACGCTGCGCCGCCTGCTCGACGAGGGGGCGGCGGACGAGTCTGCCAAGCATACGGGACAGGGCGGGCCGGCCGTGCCGGCGGAAGTCTCGCAGGTGCGACGTGCACTCGATGCGGTGTCACGCGGTCTGCCTGAGCGGCGCGAAAGCCTGGCGAAGCTCGAAGCGAGATATGAGAAGCAACGGGAAGAAGCAGCGGCGCGTGCGGCTGAAAAGGATAAGATGGCACGGACGAGCGTGCCGGGAAATGTCCCTTCAGGCTGGCCGACATCGGGCGACATATCGTCACCCTTCGGCTGGCGTTGGAACGGTACGGACTTCCATCCGGGCATCGACATCGCCAACGATATGGGGACGCCCATCGTGGCGACGGCGGACGGCGTCGTGACGACGGCCGGTTGGAACGGAGGCGGCTACGGCAATATGGTCGACATTGACCACGGCAACGGCATCCTCACGCGCTACGGTCATGCGTCCGAAGTCGTGGTGCACGAAGGGCAGCATGTGAAGCGCGGCGAGGTCATCGCCTATATGGGCAGCACGGGCTTTTCTACGGGGCCGCATGTCCACTATGAGATCCATGTCAATGGCGAGACGGTGAATCCGGCAAGCTATCTATAG
- a CDS encoding bactofilin family protein has protein sequence MFGVMKRRDDSSVSGDIETIIGKNTKIHGEISGTGNLRIDGEIEGELKLSGSVIVGETGMVTGNVSARSLDISGTVHGNAQTEEGLTIHSAGQLIGDVKVNAFQIEDGGIFKGRSEMNPRAGIELKVRPQPAARPPQEQVISTDASAKSPSKMAAQLKPPTKAEKK, from the coding sequence ATGTTTGGTGTGATGAAAAGGCGCGATGACAGTTCCGTCTCGGGCGATATAGAAACAATCATCGGCAAGAACACGAAGATTCATGGCGAGATCAGCGGCACGGGGAATCTGCGCATCGATGGGGAGATCGAGGGCGAGCTGAAACTCTCCGGCTCCGTGATCGTCGGGGAGACGGGCATGGTCACGGGCAACGTCTCGGCGCGCTCGCTTGACATATCGGGCACGGTGCACGGCAACGCTCAGACGGAAGAGGGACTGACGATCCACAGCGCAGGGCAGCTCATCGGCGATGTCAAGGTCAACGCTTTCCAGATCGAGGACGGCGGCATCTTCAAAGGACGCAGCGAGATGAATCCGCGCGCCGGCATCGAGCTGAAAGTGCGCCCGCAGCCTGCGGCAAGGCCGCCGCAGGAACAAGTGATTTCCACAGACGCTTCGGCGAAATCTCCGTCGAAGATGGCGGCGCAGCTGAAACCGCCGACGAAGGCGGAGAAAAAATGA
- the deoC gene encoding deoxyribose-phosphate aldolase codes for MELAKYIDHTLLKTDAQRADVAKLIEEAKAYHFASVCVSPIWVSYVSDALRGSGVKTCTVIGFPQGAMPSAVKAFETKQAVADGADEVDMVIAIGRLKDGDDAYVKADIEAVVRAARGKALTKVIIETCLLTDEEKRRACLLAKEAGADFVKTSTGFAAGGATAADVRLMRESVGEAMGVKAAGGIRSRADAEAMLAAGATRLGTSSGVKIVEG; via the coding sequence ATGGAATTGGCAAAGTATATCGACCATACATTGCTCAAGACGGATGCGCAGAGGGCGGATGTGGCAAAGCTCATCGAAGAGGCAAAGGCGTATCATTTCGCTTCGGTCTGCGTGAGTCCGATCTGGGTATCGTACGTGTCTGATGCGCTTCGAGGCAGCGGTGTAAAGACATGCACGGTCATCGGCTTTCCGCAGGGGGCGATGCCGTCCGCAGTCAAGGCGTTCGAGACGAAGCAGGCGGTCGCGGACGGCGCGGACGAGGTGGACATGGTCATCGCAATCGGCAGGCTCAAGGATGGCGACGACGCCTATGTGAAGGCGGACATCGAGGCCGTCGTCCGGGCGGCTAGAGGGAAGGCGCTGACGAAGGTCATCATCGAGACGTGCCTACTGACCGACGAAGAGAAGCGCCGCGCGTGCCTTCTCGCGAAGGAGGCGGGAGCGGACTTCGTCAAGACGTCGACGGGATTTGCCGCAGGCGGCGCGACGGCAGCTGACGTGAGACTCATGCGCGAGAGCGTGGGCGAGGCGATGGGCGTCAAGGCAGCGGGGGGCATCCGAAGCCGTGCGGACGCCGAAGCGATGCTCGCCGCCGGAGCGACGCGCCTCGGCACGTCGAGCGGCGTGAAGATCGTCGAGGGATAG
- a CDS encoding ArnT family glycosyltransferase, producing MVKREKREFLLLLIFGAIILLAANGSLAITDPVESNYALTAKEMVASGDYLSPRIFGNYWYDKPAFFYWEMIASCLIFGVNEFALRFPSAFMGLLSLALLYFFARRLYGHRTALLAGGLFASSVGFWYVGKAIITDMTLFFFMSATLVSFYLGYDSGKRVRYYAAFFFAGLAVLTKGPIGFLLPGLLLAVYLVLRKDAKELLRLRWGGGMILFLLVGGSWYYAMYSLHGADFLGTFFGTHNFLRATVSEHPGQNVWYYYILLFLASFFPWSLPLVWCMAKKIWQEKGVALRRAFAEKDTLFLLVWALGTILVYQCMATKYPTYTFPSLFPIAILAARLLGSFDGKRMSLFIAAFGIFYLTLFVLVAVPMCRERGGAPAAALVHDLPAHIPVMSYREHTYSVGCTFYSDKAIYLLTTREDVERNAPKPGTWTATNIMPFYAIEDLSALSEFYVLCPKETPVKADFAAHTNLEGRKFTLCDSNEKDELWHISSVK from the coding sequence ATGGTCAAACGTGAGAAGCGGGAGTTCTTGCTCCTGCTCATCTTCGGAGCAATCATCTTGTTGGCGGCAAACGGCAGTCTCGCCATCACCGATCCCGTCGAATCGAACTACGCGCTGACAGCGAAGGAGATGGTCGCCTCCGGCGACTATCTCTCGCCGCGTATTTTCGGCAACTATTGGTACGACAAGCCCGCCTTCTTCTATTGGGAGATGATCGCCTCATGCCTCATCTTCGGCGTCAATGAGTTCGCGCTGCGCTTCCCGAGCGCCTTCATGGGGCTTTTGAGCCTCGCGCTGCTCTACTTTTTCGCGCGCCGCCTCTACGGACATCGAACGGCACTCCTTGCGGGCGGCCTCTTCGCCAGCTCCGTCGGCTTCTGGTACGTCGGCAAGGCGATCATCACGGACATGACGCTCTTCTTCTTCATGAGCGCGACGCTCGTCTCTTTCTACCTCGGCTACGACTCAGGAAAACGTGTGCGCTACTACGCCGCCTTCTTCTTTGCAGGACTCGCCGTCCTCACGAAAGGGCCGATCGGTTTCCTCCTGCCGGGACTCCTGCTTGCCGTCTACCTCGTACTCCGAAAGGATGCGAAGGAGCTTCTTCGCCTTCGCTGGGGCGGCGGCATGATCCTCTTCCTGCTCGTTGGCGGCAGTTGGTACTACGCCATGTACAGCCTGCACGGCGCAGACTTCCTCGGGACGTTCTTCGGCACGCACAATTTCCTGCGCGCGACTGTCTCCGAACATCCCGGACAGAATGTCTGGTACTACTACATCCTTCTTTTCCTCGCGAGTTTCTTCCCATGGTCCTTGCCGCTCGTCTGGTGTATGGCAAAAAAAATCTGGCAAGAGAAGGGAGTTGCCCTTCGCCGCGCCTTCGCGGAAAAGGACACGCTCTTCCTGCTCGTCTGGGCGCTCGGCACGATTCTCGTCTATCAGTGCATGGCGACGAAGTATCCGACCTACACCTTCCCTTCGCTCTTCCCCATCGCCATCTTGGCGGCGCGCCTTCTCGGCAGCTTCGACGGGAAGCGCATGAGCCTCTTCATCGCCGCCTTTGGCATCTTCTATCTGACCCTCTTCGTCCTCGTCGCCGTTCCCATGTGCCGAGAGAGAGGCGGCGCACCCGCCGCCGCTCTCGTGCACGATCTTCCCGCGCACATACCCGTCATGAGCTACCGCGAGCACACGTACAGTGTCGGCTGCACGTTCTACTCGGACAAGGCCATATATCTGCTGACGACGCGCGAAGATGTCGAGCGAAACGCACCAAAGCCCGGCACGTGGACGGCGACGAACATCATGCCCTTTTACGCCATCGAGGATCTTTCGGCACTCAGCGAATTCTACGTCCTATGCCCGAAGGAAACGCCCGTAAAAGCGGATTTCGCTGCCCACACCAATCTCGAAGGACGCAAGTTCACACTGTGCGACAGCAACGAGAAGGACGAGCTTTGGCATATATCGAGCGTGAAATAG
- a CDS encoding nitroreductase, translating to MNEVMETIKKRRSVRAFLPTMPPADIVRDIVEAGLYAPRSMGSESIRTIVITDKVMREKLVELNCQIGHWKKGFDPFYGAPVILLVIADKDDVNYLCNGSIAIATMMLAAESLDIHTCWIHRAKEELEQPLGQEILSRAGIFFRPGQYVGIGHLALGYAAGDVPDPKPRNESRISYIS from the coding sequence ATGAACGAAGTCATGGAAACGATCAAGAAGCGGCGCAGCGTGCGCGCCTTCCTGCCGACAATGCCGCCCGCCGACATCGTGCGCGACATCGTCGAGGCGGGGCTGTATGCGCCGCGCAGCATGGGCAGCGAATCCATACGCACGATCGTCATCACGGACAAGGTCATGCGCGAAAAGCTCGTCGAACTGAACTGTCAGATCGGTCATTGGAAGAAGGGCTTCGACCCCTTCTACGGTGCGCCTGTCATCCTGCTCGTCATCGCGGACAAGGACGATGTGAACTATCTGTGCAACGGCAGCATCGCCATCGCCACGATGATGCTCGCCGCCGAATCGCTCGACATCCATACATGCTGGATTCACCGCGCCAAGGAAGAGCTGGAGCAGCCTCTCGGCCAGGAGATTCTCTCGCGCGCCGGCATATTCTTCCGCCCCGGCCAATACGTCGGCATCGGCCATCTCGCGCTCGGTTACGCGGCAGGCGACGTGCCCGATCCCAAGCCACGCAACGAGAGTCGCATATCCTACATCAGTTAG
- a CDS encoding polysaccharide biosynthesis/export family protein, translated as MKKRSMLAAAVVLALSSSAAFSAPSAQDAAVEAASAGSVAREASSVQSHAQNAARAQEKATKKQAPMQNYVEAPEEFEIASLRRAETTPNYRLFKGDTFNVLVIGFPDGIGVNNITVGIDGYVQLPYVGSVKMEGMTLDEAKEVLMESLGEYLRIPDMSLLITSYGPRKVYVMGNVASPGIHDLSIDRMNAYAALASAGGWTDRARSTRIQVIRVRDNVMYYRTLNMKDYTKKHDLTQNVVLEDGDIVYVPASNGIKFTEDVLPYVNAWALYRSLTK; from the coding sequence ATGAAGAAACGCAGTATGCTTGCCGCGGCTGTGGTGCTCGCGCTCAGCAGTAGCGCTGCGTTTTCCGCGCCGTCGGCGCAAGACGCTGCAGTGGAAGCAGCTTCGGCTGGGTCGGTCGCCAGGGAAGCCTCTTCGGTGCAATCGCACGCGCAGAACGCGGCGAGAGCGCAGGAAAAGGCGACGAAGAAGCAAGCACCTATGCAAAACTACGTCGAAGCGCCGGAGGAGTTCGAAATCGCCTCCCTGCGCCGTGCGGAAACGACACCGAACTATCGCCTTTTCAAGGGCGATACGTTCAACGTCCTTGTCATCGGCTTCCCCGATGGCATCGGCGTCAACAATATCACGGTCGGCATTGACGGCTACGTTCAGCTTCCCTACGTCGGCAGCGTCAAGATGGAAGGCATGACGCTCGACGAAGCAAAGGAAGTTCTCATGGAATCGCTCGGCGAGTATCTGCGCATCCCCGACATGTCTCTCCTTATTACGAGCTATGGGCCGCGCAAAGTCTATGTCATGGGCAACGTTGCCTCTCCTGGCATCCATGACTTGAGCATCGACCGCATGAACGCCTATGCCGCTCTCGCGAGTGCCGGCGGCTGGACAGATCGCGCACGCAGCACGCGCATCCAGGTGATTCGTGTGCGCGACAATGTGATGTACTACCGTACGCTTAATATGAAAGACTATACGAAGAAGCACGACCTCACGCAGAACGTCGTGCTGGAAGACGGCGACATCGTCTATGTGCCTGCATCGAACGGCATCAAGTTTACGGAGGACGTCCTGCCATATGTCAATGCTTGGGCATTGTATAGGTCGCTGACGAAGTAA